Proteins encoded by one window of uncultured Bacteroides sp.:
- a CDS encoding LacI family DNA-binding transcriptional regulator translates to MNKKKHVSLKQLAAELGVSISTVSRALKGSPEISNAMIERVKALAKELNYRPNPFAISLLKDTPRIIGIIIPDIVTHFYSSIISGIEDVATQNGYFAIITSSYEQYEREKQCVDHLVNTRVEGIIACLSQETKDFSHFENLANANIPIVFFDRVCLTNLFSSVIADNIESAKQVTLHLLENNSKRIGFIGGSNHLDIVKQRKHGYLEALREKGIPIERELVVCEKMTYDEGREAARKLLSLPNPPDAIVAMNDALAFAAMKEIKQQHLRIPEDVALVGYTDELHACYVEPNLTAVTHQTYKMGEAACNLLLNQLKDGGEIKQVIIPTQLQIRDSSIKIQ, encoded by the coding sequence ATGAACAAGAAAAAGCATGTGTCACTCAAGCAATTAGCAGCAGAATTAGGAGTCTCTATTTCAACTGTATCAAGAGCTTTAAAGGGAAGTCCTGAAATAAGTAATGCCATGATTGAGCGCGTTAAAGCATTAGCTAAAGAACTGAACTACCGTCCGAATCCTTTTGCCATCAGCTTATTGAAAGATACTCCGAGAATCATTGGCATTATTATTCCTGATATAGTTACTCATTTCTACTCTTCCATAATCAGCGGAATAGAAGATGTTGCCACACAAAACGGATATTTTGCCATTATCACTTCTTCCTATGAGCAATATGAACGTGAGAAACAATGTGTGGATCATCTGGTGAATACAAGAGTGGAAGGCATTATTGCTTGTTTGTCTCAAGAAACAAAGGATTTCAGCCATTTTGAGAATCTGGCCAATGCAAACATTCCAATTGTTTTCTTCGACAGGGTTTGTCTGACTAACCTATTCTCTTCCGTGATTGCTGATAACATTGAATCGGCCAAACAAGTCACCCTTCACTTATTGGAAAACAATTCGAAAAGAATTGGTTTTATAGGGGGAAGCAATCATCTGGATATTGTTAAGCAACGGAAGCATGGTTATCTGGAAGCATTGAGAGAAAAAGGAATTCCCATTGAACGGGAACTGGTGGTCTGTGAAAAAATGACCTATGATGAAGGAAGAGAGGCAGCCCGCAAACTATTATCTCTGCCTAATCCGCCGGATGCAATTGTTGCGATGAACGATGCTCTTGCCTTTGCTGCCATGAAAGAAATAAAGCAGCAACATTTGCGAATTCCGGAAGACGTTGCTTTGGTTGGTTACACAGATGAGTTACATGCCTGTTATGTGGAACCCAATCTGACAGCGGTTACTCACCAGACATACAAGATGGGAGAAGCAGCATGTAATCTGCTACTTAATCAACTTAAAGATGGAGGGGAAATAAAACAAGTAATTATCCCCACCCAACTTCAGATCAGAGATTCTTCCATTAAAATTCAATAA